The proteins below are encoded in one region of Corynebacterium sphenisci DSM 44792:
- the thrC gene encoding threonine synthase, translating to MDYISTRDPQATPAAFSDILLGGLAPDGGLYLPAAYPRVDAADLARWRRVLAESGYAELAFEVLSLFVDDIPAEDLRAIVHRAYRTPVFSDPQIVPVSELEDGLHIGHLSMGPTAAFKDMAMQLLGELFEYELGRRGETLNILGATSGDTGSSAEYAMRGRTGIRVFMLTPAGRMTPFQQAQMFGLDDPNIFNIALDGVFDDCQDVVKAVSADAGFKAARRIGAVNSINWARLMAQVVYYVSCWIRVTEDDAERVSFAVPTGNFGDICAGHIAKSMGVPIDRLIVATNENDVLDEFFRTGDYRVRTAAETEATSSPSMDISRASNFERFVFDLLGRDADRTAELFGRRVREGGFSLADDPSFADAAGRFGFLSGRSTHADRVAVIADLHSRLGVLVDPHTADGIHVARGLRDRVATPIVCLETALPVKFADTIREATGADPEVPERFAGVMDAGRHVTDLPNDAEAVKAFIAESIDATEVR from the coding sequence GTGGACTACATCTCGACGCGTGACCCCCAGGCGACCCCGGCGGCCTTCTCCGACATCCTGCTCGGCGGGCTCGCCCCCGACGGCGGCCTGTACCTGCCCGCCGCCTACCCCCGCGTCGACGCGGCCGACCTGGCCCGCTGGCGCAGGGTGCTCGCCGAATCCGGCTACGCCGAGCTGGCCTTCGAGGTGCTCTCCCTCTTCGTCGACGACATCCCCGCCGAGGACCTGCGCGCCATCGTGCACCGGGCCTACCGCACCCCGGTGTTCTCCGACCCGCAGATCGTGCCGGTGAGCGAACTGGAGGACGGGCTGCACATCGGGCACCTGTCCATGGGCCCGACCGCGGCCTTCAAGGACATGGCCATGCAGCTGCTCGGGGAGCTCTTCGAGTACGAGCTGGGCCGCCGCGGGGAGACCCTGAACATCCTCGGCGCCACCTCCGGGGACACCGGCTCCTCGGCGGAGTACGCGATGCGCGGGCGCACCGGGATCCGGGTGTTCATGCTCACCCCCGCCGGCCGGATGACCCCCTTCCAGCAGGCCCAGATGTTCGGCCTGGACGACCCGAACATCTTCAACATCGCCCTGGACGGGGTCTTCGACGACTGCCAGGACGTGGTCAAGGCGGTCTCCGCGGACGCCGGGTTCAAGGCGGCCCGCCGGATCGGCGCGGTGAACTCCATCAACTGGGCGCGGCTGATGGCCCAGGTGGTCTACTACGTCTCCTGCTGGATCCGGGTCACCGAGGATGACGCCGAGCGGGTGTCCTTCGCCGTGCCCACCGGCAACTTCGGCGACATCTGCGCCGGGCACATCGCCAAGTCCATGGGGGTGCCCATCGACCGGCTGATCGTGGCCACCAACGAGAACGACGTGCTCGACGAGTTCTTCCGCACCGGCGACTACCGGGTGCGCACCGCCGCGGAGACCGAGGCGACCTCCTCGCCCTCGATGGACATCTCCCGGGCCTCGAACTTCGAGCGCTTCGTCTTCGACCTGCTGGGCCGGGACGCCGACCGGACCGCCGAGCTCTTCGGGCGCCGGGTCCGCGAGGGCGGGTTCTCCCTGGCCGACGACCCCTCCTTCGCCGATGCCGCGGGCCGCTTCGGCTTCCTCTCCGGCCGATCCACGCACGCCGACCGGGTCGCCGTGATCGCCGATCTGCACTCCCGGCTGGGCGTGCTGGTGGACCCGCACACCGCCGACGGCATCCACGTCGCCCGGGGCCTGCGGGATCGGGTGGCCACCCCGATCGTCTGCCTGGAGACCGCGCTGCCGGTGAAGTTCGCGGACACCATCCGGGAGGCCACCGGGGCGGACCCGGAGGTGCCGGAGCGCTTCGCCGGGGTGATGGACGCCGGCCGGCACGTCACCGACCTGCCCAATGACGCCGAGGCGGTCAAGGCCTTCATCGCCGAGTCCATCGACGCCACCGAGGTGCGCTGA
- a CDS encoding MFS transporter, whose amino-acid sequence MNRTRPTASRRPDPRRAVAVWAAATAVYVVAILGRTSFGVAGVDAIDRFGVDASRLAVFTAVQVGVYAAAQIPAGMLIDRWGARRSLVGGALVMAAGQLVLAATAGYPAAVAARVLVGAGDAGAFLSVMRLLPTWFDMRRTPLFTQLTSALGQAGQFLSAVPFLALLHGPGWTPAFTALAAAGALVALLAWLAVRDAPGDAAAAGAAAGPGPGPRAALGAVLRHPACWQGFFTHFTGLLSMGVFTLLWGMPLMTLGQGMTPAAAGRVLVWFTVATIAAGPAVGLLSARLGARRPAAALAGGLIIAAAWTWFLAPAEPRGPAAATALAVLVAVCTPVANTGFDTVRERVDRRVLAAGTGLANMGGFLATMAAAQGIGLALDAAAPDGAYGWADFRLAFLAMAAVWAVGMIGLAVTSRADLAPRRPRPVRPAGGRPTGGRPG is encoded by the coding sequence ATGAACCGCACCCGCCCCACCGCATCGCGCCGGCCGGATCCGCGCCGCGCGGTGGCGGTGTGGGCGGCGGCGACCGCGGTGTACGTGGTGGCGATCCTGGGCCGGACCTCCTTCGGGGTTGCCGGGGTCGACGCGATCGACCGCTTCGGGGTGGACGCCTCCCGGCTGGCGGTGTTCACCGCGGTGCAGGTCGGCGTGTACGCGGCGGCGCAGATCCCCGCCGGGATGCTCATCGACCGCTGGGGCGCCCGGCGCAGCCTGGTCGGCGGGGCCCTGGTGATGGCCGCCGGCCAGCTGGTGCTGGCGGCCACCGCCGGCTACCCGGCGGCGGTGGCCGCCCGGGTGCTGGTCGGCGCCGGCGACGCCGGGGCCTTCCTCTCGGTGATGCGGCTGCTGCCGACCTGGTTCGACATGCGGCGCACCCCGCTGTTCACCCAGCTGACCTCGGCGCTCGGCCAGGCCGGGCAGTTCCTCTCCGCGGTGCCCTTCCTGGCGCTGCTGCACGGCCCCGGCTGGACCCCGGCCTTCACCGCCCTGGCCGCCGCCGGCGCGCTGGTGGCGCTGCTGGCCTGGCTGGCGGTGCGCGACGCCCCCGGGGACGCCGCCGCGGCGGGCGCGGCCGCGGGGCCGGGGCCGGGCCCGCGGGCGGCGCTGGGCGCGGTGCTGCGCCACCCCGCCTGCTGGCAGGGCTTCTTCACCCACTTCACCGGGCTGCTCTCCATGGGCGTGTTCACCCTGCTGTGGGGGATGCCGCTGATGACCCTGGGCCAGGGCATGACCCCGGCCGCCGCGGGCCGGGTGCTGGTCTGGTTCACCGTGGCGACCATCGCCGCCGGGCCGGCGGTGGGGCTGCTCTCCGCCCGACTGGGCGCCCGCCGGCCGGCCGCGGCGCTGGCCGGCGGGCTCATCATCGCCGCCGCCTGGACCTGGTTCCTCGCCCCGGCCGAGCCCCGCGGCCCGGCCGCGGCCACCGCCCTGGCGGTGCTCGTGGCGGTGTGCACCCCGGTGGCGAACACCGGCTTCGACACGGTGCGCGAACGGGTGGACCGGCGGGTGCTCGCCGCCGGCACCGGGCTGGCGAACATGGGCGGGTTCCTGGCCACCATGGCCGCCGCCCAGGGCATCGGGCTGGCCCTGGACGCCGCCGCCCCCGACGGCGCCTACGGCTGGGCGGATTTCCGGCTCGCCTTCCTGGCCATGGCCGCGGTGTGGGCCGTGGGCATGATCGGGCTGGCGGTGACCTCCCGGGCGGATCTCGCCCCGCGCCGGCCCCGGCCGGTGCGCCCCGCCGGCGGGCGCCCCACCGGTGGGCGCCCCGGGTGA
- a CDS encoding DNA-3-methyladenine glycosylase I encodes MPAPDPRGGPVRGPDGLLRPPWAAADPLLRDYYDREWGMPVRDERGVFERLSLEAFQSGLSWATILRKREAFRAAFAGFDPAAVAAFGRADVARLLDDAAIVRNRAKIEATIGNAAATLRLRGRGGLAGLVWSHRPAATPAPRTMAEVPTRSAESAALARELKAAGFRFVGPTTMFALMEAIGVVDTNLVGTHRRGASGVWPAGAGAGPGGAGE; translated from the coding sequence GTGCCCGCCCCGGATCCGCGCGGCGGCCCGGTCCGCGGGCCCGACGGGCTGCTCCGGCCGCCCTGGGCGGCGGCCGATCCGCTGCTGCGCGACTACTACGACCGGGAGTGGGGGATGCCGGTGCGCGATGAGCGGGGCGTCTTCGAGCGGCTGAGCCTGGAGGCCTTCCAGTCGGGGCTGTCCTGGGCGACCATCCTGCGCAAGCGGGAGGCCTTCCGCGCCGCCTTCGCCGGCTTCGACCCGGCGGCGGTCGCCGCCTTCGGGCGGGCCGACGTGGCGCGGCTCCTCGACGATGCGGCGATTGTGCGCAACCGCGCCAAAATCGAGGCGACCATCGGCAATGCCGCGGCGACGCTGCGGCTGCGCGGGCGCGGCGGCCTGGCGGGCCTGGTGTGGTCGCACCGGCCCGCGGCGACCCCGGCGCCGCGCACCATGGCGGAGGTGCCCACCCGCTCCGCGGAGTCGGCGGCGCTGGCCCGCGAGCTCAAGGCCGCGGGCTTCCGCTTCGTCGGGCCGACCACCATGTTCGCCCTGATGGAGGCGATCGGGGTGGTGGACACCAACCTGGTGGGCACCCATCGCCGCGGTGCCTCCGGGGTATGGCCGGCCGGCGCGGGCGCGGGCCCCGGCGGGGCGGGGGAGTAG
- a CDS encoding neocarzinostatin apoprotein domain-containing protein, translated as MNRRPQGIRLRAIAVAGAIALAGAGLPLLAGSAAAQDAPSGSSALPNITDKLPDLPSGSLTPGPSDIPNLPIPGLPGGKKSGEPAMDLSKSTGLADGETITITGTGYRPDDGVYIAQTIEKPKVGFPQTYGEAVKVTPDESGSFTAKLPVNVVFGEVDCRKTDCYVGSFTAFPNLVDRTQDVWKPISFAAGVKPAAGAAGTGDAGKGDSGKGNSGPAATGGGDSATSKSSSGATVTVSPVSGLKPAGDTVRVVGRGFKTSGNGVYVGLVDVAKFSPINRDAFAPGTVWVARNNNKLKEDGSFAIDLPVQAKFNDTDCTKVECAVYTFAAHGSPDRSQDTSTPVKFAAGAAGTGTGGTDSGKGTDSGAGTGTDSNASGDSGTSGASGTGTASNSSGVSVSATPTTGLNPAGDTVTVSGSGFKTGEPGIYVGIAANDNFSPTNQDAFGPDTIWVAEKNGRMSSDGSFTVSLPVQAKFGSTNCLTQRCSIFTFAAHGSSDRSQDTATPVGFTGGVAPGAAGETPEAKAGSGGTSGGNYAAAGSDADSDDDADSASSSNGSLSVTASPTTIAAKGSTPVTVSGSGFSTDGPGIYVGVAEKSKFSHVDASVFGAVEFIRASEMGSDGSWSTTLDISPVFPSGNCIDNQCAIFTFAAHGSSDRSQDTATDITVSGSEKEKEEARKAAEEEKDKADKEGTDGKDKAGMVGSDDAADADVDRTAKSSGLGYFGFGLLGFILGGIVVFLIGAARRKKDREQPAA; from the coding sequence ATGAATCGTCGCCCCCAGGGGATCCGACTGCGCGCCATCGCCGTCGCCGGAGCCATCGCGCTCGCCGGCGCCGGGCTGCCGCTGCTCGCCGGATCCGCCGCCGCCCAGGATGCGCCCTCGGGCAGCTCCGCGCTGCCGAACATCACCGACAAGCTGCCCGACCTCCCCTCGGGGTCGCTGACCCCCGGGCCCTCGGACATCCCGAATCTGCCCATCCCCGGGCTGCCCGGCGGGAAGAAGTCCGGGGAGCCGGCCATGGATCTGTCGAAGTCCACCGGCCTGGCCGATGGGGAGACGATCACCATCACCGGCACCGGCTACCGCCCCGATGACGGGGTGTACATCGCGCAGACCATCGAGAAGCCCAAGGTCGGCTTCCCGCAGACCTACGGCGAGGCCGTGAAGGTCACCCCGGACGAGTCCGGCTCCTTCACCGCGAAGCTGCCGGTCAACGTGGTCTTCGGCGAGGTGGACTGCCGGAAGACCGACTGTTACGTCGGCTCCTTCACCGCCTTCCCGAACCTGGTGGACCGCACGCAGGACGTGTGGAAGCCGATCTCCTTCGCCGCGGGCGTCAAGCCCGCCGCCGGGGCCGCCGGCACGGGCGACGCCGGCAAGGGCGATTCCGGCAAGGGCAATTCCGGCCCGGCCGCCACCGGCGGCGGCGACTCGGCGACCTCGAAGTCCTCCTCCGGGGCGACCGTCACGGTCAGCCCGGTCAGCGGGCTCAAGCCCGCCGGGGACACCGTGCGGGTCGTCGGCCGCGGTTTCAAGACCTCCGGCAACGGCGTCTACGTCGGCCTGGTCGACGTGGCGAAGTTCAGCCCGATCAACCGGGACGCCTTCGCCCCGGGCACCGTCTGGGTGGCCCGGAACAACAACAAGCTGAAGGAGGACGGCTCCTTCGCGATCGACCTGCCGGTGCAGGCCAAGTTCAACGACACCGACTGCACCAAGGTCGAATGCGCCGTCTACACCTTCGCCGCGCACGGTTCCCCGGACCGCAGCCAGGACACCTCCACCCCCGTGAAGTTCGCCGCCGGCGCGGCCGGCACCGGCACCGGCGGCACCGACTCGGGCAAGGGCACCGACTCCGGCGCGGGCACCGGCACCGACTCGAACGCCTCCGGTGACTCCGGCACCTCCGGCGCCTCCGGCACCGGCACCGCGTCGAACTCCTCCGGGGTCTCCGTCTCGGCCACCCCGACCACCGGGCTGAATCCGGCCGGGGACACCGTCACGGTCAGCGGCAGCGGCTTCAAGACCGGCGAGCCCGGCATCTACGTCGGCATCGCCGCCAACGACAACTTCTCCCCCACCAACCAGGACGCCTTCGGCCCGGACACCATCTGGGTCGCGGAGAAGAACGGCCGGATGAGCTCCGACGGCTCCTTCACCGTCTCCCTGCCGGTGCAGGCGAAGTTCGGCTCCACCAACTGCCTGACGCAGCGCTGCTCCATCTTCACCTTCGCCGCGCACGGGTCCTCGGACCGCAGCCAGGACACCGCCACCCCGGTGGGCTTCACCGGCGGCGTCGCCCCCGGCGCCGCCGGCGAGACCCCCGAGGCCAAGGCCGGCTCGGGCGGCACCAGCGGCGGCAACTACGCCGCCGCCGGCTCCGACGCCGACTCCGACGATGACGCCGACTCCGCGTCCTCCTCGAACGGCTCGCTGTCGGTGACCGCCTCGCCGACCACCATCGCCGCGAAGGGCTCCACCCCGGTGACCGTCTCCGGCTCCGGCTTCTCCACCGACGGCCCCGGCATCTACGTCGGCGTCGCCGAGAAGTCCAAGTTCTCCCACGTCGACGCCTCCGTCTTCGGTGCCGTGGAGTTCATCCGGGCCTCCGAGATGGGCTCCGACGGGTCCTGGTCCACCACCCTGGACATCTCCCCGGTGTTCCCCTCCGGCAACTGCATCGACAACCAGTGCGCCATCTTCACCTTCGCCGCGCACGGGTCCTCCGACCGCAGCCAGGACACCGCCACCGACATCACCGTCTCCGGCAGCGAGAAGGAGAAGGAGGAGGCCCGCAAGGCCGCCGAGGAGGAGAAGGACAAGGCCGACAAGGAGGGCACCGACGGCAAGGACAAGGCCGGCATGGTCGGCTCCGATGACGCCGCCGACGCCGACGTCGACCGCACCGCCAAGTCCAGCGGCCTCGGCTACTTCGGCTTCGGCCTGCTCGGCTTCATCCTCGGCGGGATCGTCGTGTTCCTGATCGGCGCCGCCCGGCGCAAGAAGGACCGCGAGCAACCCGCCGCGTAG
- the glsA gene encoding glutaminase A, producing MSERTISSPFRDTLAEITERCRPGDEGANADYIGGLAAVDPALYATAAITPDGDLYAFGDADHEFTIQSMSKPLVYGLAIEELGLAAVLRRVGVEPSGDSFNSISLSPGGRPVNPMINAGALAVHGLLHDRILDCSAADPDELVLDGLSRLAGRRLTVDEELFADEAATGYRNLAIANLLRSAGTIEGNPRHVYEGYCRQCSIRVTVRDLAMIGATLAAGGIHPATGERVLRAETVQWVLSVMSTCGMYDSAGSWMNTVGIPAKSGVSGGILGVIPGQLAIVAFSPRLDEVGTSVRGARFFRTASAELGLHMMRITGRPTGALRNRAVVDFDDDGVRDTTLLRLYGDIDFTSYESIDREVIYDAERHRSLFLDLVEVRSIGAVAAAHIHRLLDRISGEVRVFVHDPAELLEHDRHPQVTWVDAATVREYRSTRSS from the coding sequence ATGTCCGAGCGCACCATCTCCTCGCCCTTCCGGGACACCCTCGCCGAGATCACCGAGCGCTGCCGACCCGGTGACGAGGGCGCCAACGCCGACTACATCGGCGGCCTCGCCGCGGTGGACCCGGCCCTCTACGCCACCGCGGCGATCACCCCGGACGGCGATCTCTACGCCTTCGGCGACGCCGATCACGAGTTCACCATCCAGTCCATGTCCAAGCCCCTGGTCTACGGGCTGGCGATCGAGGAGCTGGGCCTGGCCGCGGTGCTGCGCCGGGTGGGCGTGGAGCCCTCCGGGGACTCCTTCAACTCCATCTCGCTCTCCCCCGGCGGCCGGCCGGTGAACCCCATGATCAACGCCGGGGCGCTGGCCGTGCACGGGCTGCTGCACGACCGGATCCTGGACTGCTCCGCCGCGGACCCCGATGAGCTGGTGCTCGACGGGCTCTCCCGCCTGGCCGGCCGCCGGCTCACCGTGGACGAGGAGCTCTTCGCCGACGAGGCCGCCACCGGCTACCGCAATCTGGCGATCGCGAACCTGCTGCGCTCGGCGGGCACCATCGAGGGCAACCCCCGGCACGTCTACGAGGGCTACTGCCGGCAGTGCTCGATCCGGGTCACCGTCCGGGATCTGGCGATGATCGGGGCGACCCTGGCCGCCGGCGGGATCCACCCGGCCACCGGGGAGCGGGTGCTGCGCGCGGAGACGGTGCAGTGGGTGCTGTCCGTGATGAGCACCTGCGGCATGTACGACTCCGCCGGGTCCTGGATGAACACCGTGGGCATCCCCGCGAAATCCGGGGTCTCCGGGGGCATCCTCGGGGTGATCCCCGGCCAGCTGGCGATCGTGGCCTTCTCCCCGCGGCTGGACGAGGTGGGCACCTCGGTGCGCGGGGCCCGGTTCTTCCGCACCGCCTCCGCCGAGCTGGGCCTGCACATGATGCGCATCACCGGCCGGCCCACCGGGGCGCTGCGCAACCGGGCGGTGGTGGACTTCGACGATGACGGGGTGCGCGACACCACCCTGCTGCGCCTCTACGGCGACATCGACTTCACCTCCTACGAGTCCATCGACCGGGAGGTGATCTACGACGCGGAGCGGCACCGCTCCCTGTTCCTGGATCTGGTGGAGGTCCGCTCCATCGGCGCGGTCGCCGCGGCGCACATCCACCGGCTGCTGGACCGGATCTCCGGGGAGGTGCGGGTCTTCGTGCACGACCCGGCCGAACTGCTCGAGCACGACCGGCATCCGCAGGTCACCTGGGTGGACGCGGCCACGGTGCGCGAGTACCGCTCCACCCGGTCCAGTTGA
- a CDS encoding neocarzinostatin apoprotein domain-containing protein produces the protein MHRTIITRAGLAGLAAAALALGACSDDDSAGIDAGASAEITTEAATGDAAGTATSEDGSVTVTVDPATDLQDGQRVAIDITGADPEMGYYVAVCTGEKQGPVPVCIGDRDAGGTQLWITNKYEDGTIPEDGHVTDELTVTRTGRSEDGTDIDCAAEECTLKVFGDHANGFVDVADVPLTFAE, from the coding sequence ATGCACCGCACCATCATCACCCGCGCCGGCCTCGCCGGGCTCGCCGCCGCCGCCCTGGCCCTCGGCGCCTGCTCCGACGACGACTCCGCCGGCATCGACGCCGGCGCCAGCGCCGAGATCACCACCGAGGCAGCCACCGGCGACGCCGCCGGGACCGCCACCAGCGAGGACGGCTCGGTGACGGTCACCGTCGACCCCGCCACGGATCTCCAGGACGGCCAGCGGGTGGCCATCGACATCACCGGCGCCGACCCGGAGATGGGCTACTACGTGGCGGTGTGCACCGGCGAGAAGCAGGGCCCGGTGCCGGTGTGCATCGGCGACCGCGACGCCGGCGGCACCCAGCTGTGGATCACCAACAAGTACGAGGACGGCACCATCCCCGAGGACGGCCACGTCACCGACGAGCTCACGGTCACCCGCACCGGGCGGAGCGAGGACGGCACCGACATCGACTGCGCCGCCGAGGAGTGCACCCTGAAGGTCTTCGGCGATCACGCCAACGGCTTCGTCGACGTCGCCGATGTGCCGCTGACCTTCGCCGAGTAG
- a CDS encoding LppP/LprE family lipoprotein codes for MHDAVRPSPIPPTGPRPRRGRIAFAAIAAAALLASCAGGEPGAGPGDRGAATAGTAAPAGGDHDADADRPDPTAGAGPRDAATTATTTSTVPRPGRGAGGDGEGILACEGTAAEAVAAHIDSIDPPGAGQRWEFDGESNYEICGPLTYALLVQQPQGSAQFGTRLMFFHHGRYLGVDTLNPQQAMHVAGDGEVVQVRYKDWRALNEAGEPHVMAPHHYQDVEYRWDGARVAHRGTIPDN; via the coding sequence ATGCACGACGCCGTCCGGCCGTCCCCGATCCCCCCGACCGGCCCCCGCCCGCGCCGCGGCCGGATCGCGTTCGCCGCCATCGCCGCCGCGGCGCTGCTCGCCAGCTGCGCCGGCGGCGAACCCGGCGCCGGCCCCGGCGACCGGGGCGCGGCCACCGCGGGCACCGCCGCCCCGGCCGGCGGCGACCACGACGCCGACGCCGACCGGCCCGATCCCACCGCGGGCGCCGGCCCCCGGGACGCCGCGACCACCGCGACCACCACGAGCACCGTCCCGCGCCCCGGCCGCGGCGCCGGCGGCGACGGCGAGGGGATCCTCGCCTGCGAGGGCACCGCCGCGGAGGCCGTCGCCGCGCACATCGACTCCATCGATCCCCCGGGGGCCGGGCAGCGCTGGGAGTTCGACGGCGAATCCAACTACGAGATCTGCGGGCCGCTGACCTACGCGCTGCTGGTGCAGCAGCCCCAGGGCAGCGCCCAGTTCGGCACCAGGCTGATGTTCTTCCACCACGGCCGCTACCTCGGCGTGGACACCCTCAACCCGCAGCAGGCGATGCACGTCGCCGGCGACGGGGAGGTCGTCCAGGTGCGCTACAAGGACTGGCGGGCGCTCAACGAGGCCGGTGAGCCCCATGTCATGGCCCCGCACCACTACCAGGACGTGGAGTACCGTTGGGACGGGGCGCGGGTCGCCCACCGGGGCACCATCCCGGACAACTGA
- a CDS encoding NADPH-dependent FMN reductase, whose amino-acid sequence MITGSTRGGNRGAAIGDAVVAALAGRADVEVADLRVADFDLGLLADPVLPAHADGRYADPATARWAAAVAPCEAFIFVTPEYNAAPPAAMKNAVDLLWAEWRAKPVGFVGYAFNGAVRAISHWRDITANLGMRVVQPAVTVNLATDYPDGGSFTPAGDFADRLHGLVDALLAERG is encoded by the coding sequence GTGATCACGGGCAGCACCCGCGGCGGCAACCGGGGGGCGGCGATCGGCGACGCGGTGGTCGCCGCGCTGGCCGGGCGGGCCGATGTCGAGGTCGCGGATCTGCGGGTGGCGGATTTCGATCTGGGCCTGCTGGCGGATCCGGTGCTGCCGGCGCACGCCGACGGCCGCTACGCGGACCCGGCCACCGCGCGCTGGGCGGCGGCGGTGGCGCCCTGCGAGGCCTTCATCTTCGTCACCCCCGAGTACAACGCGGCGCCCCCGGCGGCGATGAAGAACGCGGTGGACCTGCTGTGGGCGGAGTGGCGGGCCAAGCCGGTGGGCTTCGTCGGCTACGCCTTCAACGGGGCGGTGCGCGCCATCTCGCATTGGCGCGACATCACCGCCAACCTGGGCATGCGGGTGGTGCAGCCGGCGGTGACCGTGAACCTGGCCACCGACTACCCCGACGGCGGGTCCTTCACCCCGGCCGGGGATTTCGCGGACCGGCTGCACGGCCTGGTCGACGCGCTGCTCGCCGAA
- a CDS encoding MFS transporter, producing MLTRTERLDGLPFTGKHRRLLLGSGVGWALDAMDVGLISFVMAALAVQWNLSTTQLSWLGSVGFIGMALGAALGGLLADRIGRRQVFALTLLVYGIATGASALAAGVGALMALRFVVGLGLGAELPVASTLVAEFAPKRIRGRVLVILEAFWALGWLLAALIGYLIIPAGADGWRWALALGVVPAAYAIYVRARLPESVRFLETRGRADEAEAIVAEFEAAAGRTARPAADRAAPPAAPEGARGEGESIWSARLRARTAALWAVWFCINFSYYGAFIWLPSLLVDRGFDLVRSFGYTLVITLAQLPGYALAAWLIERWGRRVTLAAFLAGSAVAAAAFGFSGDVWQVIAAGCALSFFNLGAWGALYAIGPELYPTATRGSGTGSAAAFGRLASIAAPLVVPLLLPGGQGLVFGVFAAAFVLAAAAAFTLPERTGAALEA from the coding sequence ATGCTGACCCGCACGGAACGCCTCGACGGCCTGCCCTTCACCGGAAAACACCGCCGGCTGCTGCTCGGATCGGGGGTCGGCTGGGCCCTGGACGCGATGGACGTGGGGCTCATCTCCTTCGTGATGGCGGCGCTGGCGGTGCAGTGGAACCTCTCCACCACACAGCTGTCCTGGCTGGGCTCGGTGGGCTTCATCGGGATGGCCCTGGGCGCCGCCCTCGGCGGGCTGCTCGCCGACCGGATCGGGCGCCGCCAGGTGTTCGCGCTGACCCTGCTGGTCTACGGCATCGCCACCGGCGCCTCCGCCCTGGCCGCCGGGGTGGGCGCGCTGATGGCGCTGCGCTTCGTGGTGGGCCTGGGCCTGGGCGCGGAGCTGCCGGTGGCCTCCACCCTGGTCGCCGAGTTCGCGCCGAAGCGGATCCGGGGCCGGGTGCTGGTCATCCTGGAGGCCTTCTGGGCGCTGGGCTGGCTGCTCGCCGCGCTCATCGGCTACCTCATCATCCCCGCCGGGGCGGACGGCTGGCGCTGGGCGCTGGCCCTGGGGGTGGTGCCGGCGGCCTACGCCATCTACGTGCGGGCGCGGCTGCCGGAGTCGGTGCGCTTCCTGGAGACCCGGGGCCGGGCCGACGAGGCCGAGGCGATCGTCGCCGAGTTCGAGGCCGCCGCGGGCCGCACCGCGCGGCCCGCCGCCGACCGGGCCGCGCCGCCGGCGGCGCCGGAGGGGGCCCGCGGCGAGGGCGAGTCGATCTGGTCGGCCCGGCTGCGGGCGCGCACCGCGGCGCTGTGGGCGGTGTGGTTCTGCATCAACTTCTCCTACTACGGGGCCTTCATCTGGCTGCCCAGCCTGCTCGTGGACCGCGGTTTCGACCTGGTCCGCTCCTTCGGCTACACCCTGGTCATCACCCTGGCCCAGCTGCCCGGCTACGCCCTGGCCGCCTGGCTCATCGAGCGCTGGGGGCGCCGGGTGACCCTGGCGGCCTTCCTCGCCGGCTCCGCGGTGGCCGCCGCCGCCTTCGGCTTCTCCGGGGACGTGTGGCAGGTCATCGCCGCCGGCTGCGCGCTGTCCTTCTTCAACCTGGGCGCCTGGGGCGCGCTGTACGCGATCGGCCCGGAGCTCTACCCCACCGCCACCCGCGGCTCCGGCACCGGGTCGGCCGCGGCCTTCGGGCGGCTGGCCTCGATCGCCGCGCCGCTGGTGGTGCCGCTGCTGCTGCCCGGGGGCCAGGGCCTGGTCTTCGGGGTCTTCGCCGCGGCCTTCGTGCTCGCCGCCGCGGCGGCGTTCACCCTGCCCGAGCGCACCGGCGCCGCCCTGGAGGCCTGA